CAGCGTCTCCACCGTCTGCATAAATAGGCTCTTGTAATGATACTGGGTCTTGAATGGCATCTAAAGCGAATAATACATCTTCCTTTTTCATGTCAATCATTTCAGCAATTTCTTCAATCGTTGGTTCTCGCAAATTATCGGTTATCCATTGTTCTTTTGCCTGCATCGCCTTATACGCAATATCTCTAAGAGAACGAGAAACACGTAGTGCATGATGATCACGCAGATGGCGACGAATTTCACCAATGATCATTGGTACAGCATATGTTGAAAATCGCACATTATGCTTTAAATCGAAATGATCAATGGCTTTCATGAGGCCAATACAGCCTACCTGAAATAAATCATCTGCCTGTTCACCCCTATAGGCAAATCGTCCGACAATACTTAGCACTAACCTTAAATTGCACATTACAAGCTCTTCCCGAATCTCGGTTTCTC
This genomic interval from Lysinibacillus sphaericus contains the following:
- the sigG gene encoding RNA polymerase sporulation sigma factor SigG, which produces MRTKVDLCGLDTSTLPILKHEEMKELFIRLQAGETEIREELVMCNLRLVLSIVGRFAYRGEQADDLFQVGCIGLMKAIDHFDLKHNVRFSTYAVPMIIGEIRRHLRDHHALRVSRSLRDIAYKAMQAKEQWITDNLREPTIEEIAEMIDMKKEDVLFALDAIQDPVSLQEPIYADGGDAVYMMDQLRDDDVSEDQWVAYVSVKESLQKLDVRQQMIVAKRFYYGETQTEIAKELGISQAQISRLEKNAIETMQKDYK